AAAATCAAAAATTCCATTTCTCAAACTCTTACTCTTTGCGCCTCTGCGCCTCTGCGTGAGATCAATTCATATTTTCATTCACCAACGCCAATTTTTCTGTTCACCTAACTAATAAAATTTTTCTAATCTTTTAAATATGTGTAGAATAATTACAGTTAAAATAGCACCCATTAATCCTAATTGCCATAAACCACACCCAGCAGCAATTCCCAAAGCAGCAGCTACCCAAATTGCGGCTGCGGAAGTCAAACCATGAATTTCCGGTGATTTTGATGTTTGGGAAGATTCACGTAAAATTTCCCCAGCCCCCAAAAACCCGACTCCAGCCGCAATACCTTGAACTACACGACTAAGAGAATCAGCACTAAGTTGTGTACCACCTGTTTGGATAGTGATGAGAGTAAACACGGCTGAACCCAAACTTAC
The DNA window shown above is from Anabaena sp. WA102 and carries:
- a CDS encoding MgtC/SapB family protein, with protein sequence MINPYYIASSDWLHTGLRLCFALFIGALIGLERQLKNKPAGLRTHMLVSLGSAVFTLITIQTGGTQLSADSLSRVVQGIAAGVGFLGAGEILRESSQTSKSPEIHGLTSAAAIWVAAALGIAAGCGLWQLGLMGAILTVIILHIFKRLEKFY